A window of the Cucurbita pepo subsp. pepo cultivar mu-cu-16 chromosome LG01, ASM280686v2, whole genome shotgun sequence genome harbors these coding sequences:
- the LOC111801425 gene encoding protein EXORDIUM-like 2 produces the protein MASIFHLALLCFTLFSLSVAADRGLGRKLAALVEEQPLVLEYHKGALLKGDITVNLIWYGQFTPSQRSVIVDFIQSLRYSQAPAPSADLWWKTTEKYKGGSSNLVVGKQILDEDYTLGKYLKDLHLRALVGKVNQLNSVNVVLTAKDVAVDGFCRSRCGTHGWVHVGRSRARTAYVWVGNSETQCPGYCAWPFHQPIYGPQTPPLIAPNGDVGIDGIIINLATVLAGTVTNPFNDGYFQGPPTAPLEAVSACTGLFGSGAYPGYPGQVLVDKVTGASFNAYGANGRKFLLPAMWDPQTSTCKTLV, from the coding sequence ATGGCTTCTATTTTCCATCTTGCCCTTCTCTGTTTCACTCTGTTTTCCCTCTCTGTCGCCGCCGACCGTGGTCTTGGTCGGAAACTCGCGGCGCTGGTAGAGGAACAGCCGCTGGTACTTGAATACCACAAGGGGGCTCTTTTGAAAGGGGATATCACCGTCAATTTGATCTGGTACGGCCAATTTACACCCTCGCAGCGCTCTGTAATTGTCGATTTCATTCAATCTTTGCGCTATTCTCAAGCGCCGGCGCCATCGGCGGATCTCTGGTGGAAGACGACGGAGAAATACAAGGGTGGGTCGTCGAATCTCGTCGTCGGGAAGCAGATTCTTGATGAGGATTACACTTTGGGGAAGTATTTGAAGGACCTGCATCTTCGGGCATTGGTGGGGAAGGTGAATCAGTTGAATTCGGTGAACGTGGTGCTAACGGCCAAGGATGTTGCCGTTGATGGGTTCTGCCGGAGTCGGTGTGGCACGCATGGATGGGTTCATGTGGGTCGGAGCAGGGCTCGAACCGCTTATGTGTGGGTCGGAAACTCAGAAACTCAGTGCCCTGGGTACTGTGCTTGGCCGTTTCATCAGCCCATTTATGGCCCTCAGACGCCGCCGTTGATCGCCCCAAACGGTGACGTTGGTATCGACGGGATAATCATCAATTTGGCCACCGTCCTAGCCGGTACTGTGACAAATCCTTTCAACGACGGTTACTTCCAGGGCCCGCCGACGGCGCCGCTGGAGGCAGTATCAGCCTGCACTGGGCTGTTCGGGTCCGGAGCGTACCCGGGTTATCCGGGTCAGGTTCTGGTCGACAAGGTCACAGGAGCTAGTTTCAATGCCTACGGTGCTAATGGACGGAAGTTTCTTCTTCCggcgatgtgggaccctcagACGTCTACGTGCAAGACTCTGGTGTGA